TATTCGTCGAACGCCTTTTTTTGCAGCCGCAAGGTGACGTCGCGTTTCGCCGCGAAATCCGGAACGGAGCGCGATGCTTTCAACAGCTCGTCGAATTCCGGCACTCGGGCCGTGCTGCGCGTATTGGTCCCCCACGACGAAAAGTTGCGCACCATGTTCCACGACGGGTCGGAGTCGATGCGCAGGGCGTAAAGGATCAGCCCGTCCCAACTTCCTTGAGCGCCCGTCATTTCGCGGTGTTTGGCGGCGTCGACGACGTTCAGCTTGGCGTCGATGCCGACTTTCGCCAGATACGATTGAATCGCGGTAGCCAACTGGACATCATTGGGATTGTTCGACGTGTTGAGCGTCGTGGCGAATCCACCGCCGAACCCCGCGGTGGCCAGCAGCTCTTTCGCTTTTTGCGGATCATAGCCGATTTTGACGTCGTCGTTGTACGCCCACGAGCCGGGAACGGCATACTGGTTGGTCGGAATGCCGTAGCCGAACAGAAGTGAATCGACGATCGCCTTGCGGTCGATCGCGTAGCCGAGCGCGCGCCGGACGTCGACGTTCGCCCACGGCGACTTCGGATCGTTGCCGGCGATGTAGAGAGCCGCACCGGCGGCGCCGTTTGCCGCTTCGAACCGGACGACCTCGAACCCGGATTCGGACGCGAAATCGCGCGCCACCTTGGCGGACGTGTTGTAGTAGACGTCCGCCTCACCCGCTTGGAGGGCGGCCTGCGCTGTCGCGGGATCTTGGACGACCCGCCATTCGATGGCGTCCAAATACGGTTTTCCTTTTTGCCAATAGTTTTCATTCTTTTTAAAACGGACCGACACGCCTTTTTGCCAGCTTTCGAGCACGAACGGCCCGGTGCCGATCGGATGGTCGGCCGCCCATTCTTTGCCGTGCTGCTGGACGGCGGTCGGCGAAACCATCTCGACGGTCGCGATAACGTCCATCAGGCCGATGTCCCATGTTTTCAGGCGGATGCGGACGGTCGACTTGTCGACGGCCTCGATCGACTCGGTGTCCTTTTCGTTGAAGATCGGCTTTTTCGCCAGGCGGATTTGCTCCAGATTCCACCGCACGGCTTCGGCATCGAAATCCGTGCCGTCGTGAAACTTGATGCCGGATTTCAGCCGAATCTCGATCTGCCGGTTTTGCGGGTCGACGCGCCAGCTTTCCGCGAGAAACGGCTCGAGCTCGCCTTTTTCGTTGTAACGGCCGAGCATCTCCAGCGTCGTCGTGCTCACGATCAGATCGCTGATCGAACGGATGTCAGGCGGATAGCCGAGCACGGTCGCGTCGGTTCCGATCAGCACTCTTAACGTCCCGCCCGATGCGGTCGTCGGCGACGAACCGGCATCGGACGCGTTTTCCTGCCGCGACGACGGCGAACAGCCGGCCAGCGCTGCGGCCGTAGCCAGCAGCACGGCACACGCCGCGCCGCACCAACGGATGTTCCGCATGCGAAATCCCCCTTCGTGTTCATGGGTTGAAGGATGTTTTCATACTTTCCAGCACGCGACGTGGTGTCCCGAATCGACTTCCCGCAGTTCCGGATCGATCTCCCCGCATTCTTTCGTCGCCAGCGGACAGCGATTGACGAACCCGCATCCTTTCGGACGGCGGAGCAAGCTCGGCACTTCGCCGCGGATTTCGATGCGCTCGCGTTTTTGCTCCGCGACGGGATCCGGAATCGGCACCGCCGACAGCAACATTTTCGTGTAAGGATGGCGAGGATCGTCGTACAACTGCCGCCAGTCGGCGATCTCCACGATTTTCCCGAGATACATCACGGCGACGCGGTCGCTGATGTGACGGACGACCGACAAGTCGTGCGCGATGAACAGATACGTCAAGCCGAGTTTTTCTTGCAACTCTTCCAACAAGTTGATGATTTGCGCCTGGATCGACACATCGAGCGCGGATATCGGTTCGTCGCAGACGATAAACTCGGGCTGGCTCGCCAACGCGCGCGCGATGCCGACGCGTTGGCGTTGGCCGCCGCTGAATTCGTGCGGCATCCGGTTGCGCAGGTCGGGATCGAGGCCGACGAGCCGGAACAGTTCGGCAAGCCGGTCTTCGTATTCGCTGCGGCTTCGGACGAGCTTGTGGATTTTCAGCGGCTCTCCGACGATGTTGCCGACCGTCTGGCGCGGATCGAGCGATCCGAATGGGTCCTGGAAAATCATCGACATGTGCCTGCGCAAGGGGCGCAGCCTGCCGACGGGCGTGCGCGTGATGTCGCTGCCGCGAAACAAGACGGCGCCGCCGGTCGGCTCGTACATCCGCAGCACGCATCGCGCGACGGTCGTTTTGCCGCAGCCGCTCTCGCCGACGAGCCCGAGCGTTTCACCCTTGCGAATGCGAAAACTGACGCCGTCGACAGCCTTCAGCTCGGCGACTTTCCGCTGCAACAATCCGCGCCGAACGGGAAAATACATACGCAGGTCGCGGACTTCGACCAGCGGGACGGGCTCAGGCAACATCTCTCCGTCAATCATGAAACGGCCGTCGCCCTCCTGCCGATCGCGGACCTCAATCCGCCAGCCACCGTCCGCTCCGCCGGTTCGCGCCGAAACGGAGGTCTGCGCTGAACGGCCGTCGGTCCAGATCGCCTCGGCCGGAAGCACGTAACAGGCCGCGTAATGCCCCGCTCCCACTTCCTTCAGCCGCGGCGCCGGGCGAACGCGGCATTCATCGGTCGCGAACGGACAACGCGGCAAGAACGCACAAACTTCAGGTTTGCGCGACAAATCCGGCGGGAGCCCGTCGATCGTAGCCAGCTTCCGGTCTTTCGGGTCGTCGAGCCGCGGTACCGCTTTCAATAGGCCAATTGTGTACGGATGGCGAGGACGGCCGAAAATGTCGCGCGTCGGGCCCGATTCCACGATCTCGCCGGCATACATCACATAGACGCGCTCCGCATACCGCGCGACGATGCCGAGGTTGTGCGTGACGATCACGAGCGCCGTCTGCGTCTTTTTGACGACGTCGCGAAGCAGCTCCAGCACTTGGGCCTGCGTCGTCACGTCGAGCGCCGTCGTCGCCTCGTCCGCAATCAAGAGCTTCGGATGGCAGGACAGCGCCATCGCGATCATGATCCGCTGGCGCATGCCGCCGCTGAACTGGTGCGGATAGTCGTCGACGCGTTGTTCGGCGTCGGGAATTCCGACCAGCTTCATCAGCTCAACGGCGCGTCGGCGCGCTTCTTTTTTGGACAGGCCGAGATGGAGCGTCACCGCTTCGGCGATTTGGTTGCCGACCGTCAAAACCGGATTGAGCGACGTCATCGGCTCCTGAAAAACGATGCCGATTTTGCCGCCGCGGACGGCGCGCATTTCGCGGCTGTCGGCGGAATACCGCAGCAGGTCGGTCCCGTCGAACCATACCTCGCCGGCGACGATCTCTCCCGGAGGTCTCGGGATCAGTTGCAACACCGAATATTGGGTTACCGACTTACCGCAGCCGCTTTCGCCGACAAACGCGACGATTTCGCCCTCATCGACGTAATAGGAGACGCCGTCGACCGCCCGGATCGTCGCACCGTCGACGCGAAACCGGACACTCAAGTTTTTAACTTCCAATAGGCGGCCCACCCGAATGATCCTCCCGTAGCTTTTCGTTTGGACACCCAACTTGCCGACGTTCAGTTGCGAAGTCTCGGATCCAGAGCGTCGCGCAGCGCGTCGCCGATGATGTTGCACGACAGAACGACGGCCATGATGGCGACGCCGGGCGCAAGCGAAATCAGCGGGTTCGACAGCAGATACCGGTAGCCGTCGTTGACCATCGACCCCCACGAAGGGTCCGGCGGATCGATGCCCAGCCCGAGAAAACTGAGCCCCGCCTCGGCTAAAATCGCCGTGCCCAGGTTCATCGTCATCAGCACGATAAGCGGCGACACGCAGTTCGGAAAAACATGAACCAGCATATTGCGCAAAGCGCTTGCGCCGATCAGTGTGCCGGCTACGACGAAGTCGGAATGCTTGACCGCCAGCACTTGCCCGCGCATGAGCCGGGCATAGGTCGGCACGATGGCTATGCCAAGCGACAGGATGACGTTGACGATGCCTCCGCCCAGCACCGCACCGAGCGCCATCGCCAGCACGATCATCGGCACGGCGATCATCGCATCCATGACGCGCATCAGCACCGTATCCACCCATCCGCCGACGTATCCGGACAAAAGACCGAGCGACATGCCGAGGACGCCGGCGATAAACACGACGACGAATCCGACCGCCAGCGAGATGCGCGTACCGTACACGACCCGGCTCAACACGTCGCGGCCGAGCATGTCGGTCCCGAGCCAATGTTCGGCGGACGGCTGCTTGAGCGACTCGGCTAAGTTTTGTTCGTTCGGGTCA
The sequence above is drawn from the Candidatus Reconcilbacillus cellulovorans genome and encodes:
- a CDS encoding glutathione ABC transporter ATP-binding protein, which encodes MGRLLEVKNLSVRFRVDGATIRAVDGVSYYVDEGEIVAFVGESGCGKSVTQYSVLQLIPRPPGEIVAGEVWFDGTDLLRYSADSREMRAVRGGKIGIVFQEPMTSLNPVLTVGNQIAEAVTLHLGLSKKEARRRAVELMKLVGIPDAEQRVDDYPHQFSGGMRQRIMIAMALSCHPKLLIADEATTALDVTTQAQVLELLRDVVKKTQTALVIVTHNLGIVARYAERVYVMYAGEIVESGPTRDIFGRPRHPYTIGLLKAVPRLDDPKDRKLATIDGLPPDLSRKPEVCAFLPRCPFATDECRVRPAPRLKEVGAGHYAACYVLPAEAIWTDGRSAQTSVSARTGGADGGWRIEVRDRQEGDGRFMIDGEMLPEPVPLVEVRDLRMYFPVRRGLLQRKVAELKAVDGVSFRIRKGETLGLVGESGCGKTTVARCVLRMYEPTGGAVLFRGSDITRTPVGRLRPLRRHMSMIFQDPFGSLDPRQTVGNIVGEPLKIHKLVRSRSEYEDRLAELFRLVGLDPDLRNRMPHEFSGGQRQRVGIARALASQPEFIVCDEPISALDVSIQAQIINLLEELQEKLGLTYLFIAHDLSVVRHISDRVAVMYLGKIVEIADWRQLYDDPRHPYTKMLLSAVPIPDPVAEQKRERIEIRGEVPSLLRRPKGCGFVNRCPLATKECGEIDPELREVDSGHHVACWKV
- a CDS encoding ABC transporter permease → MRKSGLRRFVKAFFSRPVVLVCVAVLAVAVVTAIFAPLIAPYDPNEQNLAESLKQPSAEHWLGTDMLGRDVLSRVVYGTRISLAVGFVVVFIAGVLGMSLGLLSGYVGGWVDTVLMRVMDAMIAVPMIVLAMALGAVLGGGIVNVILSLGIAIVPTYARLMRGQVLAVKHSDFVVAGTLIGASALRNMLVHVFPNCVSPLIVLMTMNLGTAILAEAGLSFLGLGIDPPDPSWGSMVNDGYRYLLSNPLISLAPGVAIMAVVLSCNIIGDALRDALDPRLRN